The region TAACAATGCCTGTAAGAACTCCGGGAACTTTACTGTTTTCCCATTATCTACTTTAAAACAAACTAATAACTCATTTGGTTCATTTGCAGTGATTTGGTCGATAAACTGGCGGATATTTAGCTCTTTGCCTTCTCTAAAACTTAAGATTTCCTCTTTTGCCAGAAATTCTTCAATCTTTGATTTTGAGATACATTCTTTTAGTTGTATTTTGTAGACTAATCGATTGATAAGAGAAGTTAAAGATTGACAATTAGTTGCGACAAAACCTGCTTGCAGGATTTTTATTCCTTCGGGTAAAGTTTGATTGAGTTGCAGGATTAATTCATCCAACTTTATCGGTCGATATAAATCTAAATCCGCATACTCTGCCTGACTACTTATTCCTACGGCTAATGCGTGTGAAAGGGAAAGTTTTGGATGAGGATTATAGCCCTGAGTCATCGCCACAGGAATATTTGCCCTTCGCATCGCCCGCATTAAAACCCGCATCAGGTCTAAATGGGAGATATATTGCACATCCCCTTTTTTGGTGAACTTAATCCTTACCCTTAGTTTGGTAACTGGTAATTGGTAATTGGTAATTGGTAACTGGTGATTGGTAACTGGTGATTGGTAATTGGTGATTGGCAACTGGTATTTTGGCTCTGTGCTCTGATAAGTGCATTCTTTTTCCAGACCACATTGATTGCATTTTTGAGTTTCTCTACAATCTGGAGTTTCCTCTCCTTTAATTGCCTTTTGGTATTCTTGCCAGAGAAAATCTTTAGTTACGCCTGCATCAATATGGTTCCAGGGTAGAATGTCATTAAAATCCATTGGTCTATTCGCATAAAACATCGGGTTGATATTCATCGTTTCAAATGCCTTCTGCCATTTGTCAAAGTCAAAATACTCGTTCCAGCCATCAAATTTACACCCTGATTCATAAGCCTTTAATAACACCGCTCCTAATCTGCGGTCGCCTTTTGAGAAGACTGCCTCTAAAAAACTTAAATTTGTATCATGCCAGCTAATTTCTATTTTTTCCCCTGGCAATTTATCAAGGAGATAATGTTGTCTGGCGATTAATTCCTCTTTGGGCAATTGTCCACACCATTGAAATGGTGTATGCGGTTTTGGGACATAAGAAGATAGGCTTATCTTTAGATTATGTCTGCCTTTACAAATCTTATTTATTTTATAAATAATATCAATAATTCCATCTAAATCCTCATAATTTTCGAGTGGCAAACCAATTATGAAATAGAGTTTCACCCCGCGCCAACCTGCTTGAAATATAGACTGAATGGCATTAGTTAGTTCTTCAAGCATCACTTTTTTATTAATTACCTTTTGCATCTTTGAAGTGCCTACCTCCGGGACAAGCGTCAGACCCGTAGGTTTGATTTTAGACAGGATAGATGAAATTTCCGTGATAGGTGGTTTTACCCGTAAAGAAGGTAAGGATAAACTTACACTATTGCCAAATTGTGTATGGAGACAATTGACTAAATTTAAAATATAAGAATACTGCGAGGTGCTCAAAGAGCCCAATGATAATTCTTCATAGCCGGTGTTAGAGATAAGTTCAGTAGCCTGATTCAAGAGGCAAGATACCGACCTTTCCCGAAGTGGACGATAGACCATTCCAGCATGACAAAATCGACAGCCTTGCGTGCAACCTCGTTGAATCTCTAATGATGCCCGGTCATGAACAATATTCATAAAGGGAATGATTTGTTTAATTGGGAATTTTGCATTATCAAGGTTTTTAATAATACGCTTTTTGATTTTTTCAGGGACATCGGCTATTTTTGGACTAAATTTTTTAATCCGTCTATCTCTATCATAATCTACCTGATAAAAAGAAGGGACATACACGCCTTCTATTTTACTTAAAGCGAGTAAAAGGGCTGATTTTGATTTATGCCGATTTTGTTTATAAACCTCGATTAATTCAAGGATAATTTCTTCTCCATCACCAATGCAGAATAAATCAATAAAATCAGCTAACGGTTCCGGGTTAAAAGTTAGAGGACCACCCGCAATAACTAATGGAAATTGTTTATTGCGGGAAGAAGCAAGAAGAGGGATTTGGGCTAAATCAAGCATATTCAGGATATTCGTATAGGTCAATTCATATTGTAGGCTAAATCCCAGAATATCAAAATCTTTAATGGGTAGTCGTGATTCAAGGCTAAAAAGCAGGATAGCGTTTTTCCGCATTACTTCCTGTGCATCAAACCACGGGGTATAGACCCGTTCTGCGGATACATCCTCCACATCATTAAGTATCTGATAAAGAATCTTCAGACCCAGATGAGACATCCCGATTTCATAAACATCCGGAAAGGCTAAGGCTACTTTTACCGACACCTTTGCCCAATCCTTATGAATGCTATTAACTTCATTTCCTAAGTATCGCGTCGGTTTGGATACTTGGGTTAGTAAAGGGGTTATATCAATTTTATTCATAATTAATTAGATGGTTACCAATCACCATTACTTAAACATCTCTATAAATTTTCCAAAGAATTTATGTTTATGTTCGTGTTCGCGTTTTTGGAGTTCTTCTAATTCACCTTTATCAAACCACAGCCCTTCGCATTTATCACATTTATCCAGCACAATTCCTTCTATATTAATGTGGTGCAATTCATGTCCACATTTTGGACAGTGCATAAAATGGAGTTCTTTTTGCTTTTCCTCTTCCGCTATCCTTTTCTTTTCTTTTGCCGTCTCGATTAAATCCTCTTCATGTTGTTTAAACCATTTATCTTCTTGTTCATGTTTTTCGACTTCTGATGACATAGTTTTTTCACCTCCTTTTTTTCCTGCTGTTGATGAATTTCCAGGATTGCTTCCATTTCTTTTATTATTGGTTCATCCTTTGGGCGTCTTATTGCCTTCTTGGACTTAATTAATCCCTCGACGGTTAAAACAGAACAGGGCATTCCATAGATTTCTATAATCTCAGAATATTGGACTACATCTTCATAATTGCCAATTCCTTGCACCTCTCCTAATATATCAATATCTCCAATATCGGTTGAAAAGGTAAAATTCAATCCTATGTGGAGTGTTTTCACATCAAAGATAAAAGGTAAATCTTTTGGGGCTCCTCTTAAATACGGATGGAATGGAGCAAGTGCTTTTATGATATTTTCTAAATTCTCTTTGTCTCTGGCATAACAAATATCAATATCATAAGTTGGATATGCAGAACCCTGTACCACCGCGGCGCGTCCCCCAATTAGAACAAAATGGACATTTTGATTTTTTAGCGTTGTTAATATTCTTTTAAAATTTAGCATGTTTTTTTTCACCGGCTTTCCTTAATTCTGCTATTTCTTTCAAGAAGTTGTCATGTCTTTTCATTCTTTGCGTTGGCGTCAGTGCCAGGGTGGAATACAGCAAAGTAACATCAAGCCCATAATCTATTGCTTCCTGTATTGCGTTTTTAGTTTTATATTCACCATTTGCTTCTTTTATTTTATTCATCTTCCAAACCCTTTATTTTAAACAATACATAGCCTGTAATGATTAATATCACTCCAGATACCGCTACCGGGAGGAGCACTGGTCCAATCCATGGCCAGGGAATAAGAAAATAGCAATCTTGAGTCAATAAAGAAGGTGGCCAGCCAAGCAAAATATACAAAGAAATATAATAAACTATATCCCAGATAGCAAATGTCCAGAGGAAGATACAGAATGACTCTAATTTTCTTTTACCAACTAAGAAAGATAAGGATAAGAGGATAATAATTGTTGCCACCTCGCGAGTCTGCTCAATAAATAACAGGTTATAGTCACGCATTGTTGTAGCTATCGTTACCTCGGCCCATTTTTCTTGTGGCATAGTTTTTAATATATTCCGAATATAAGCAACAACTATCCCTTCAAGATGACCGAAGGCAATACCAAATAAGGTTAATAAACCCATTTTAGAAAGGAATTTTTTCATCACCTGTTTCCTCTGTAAGAATATATCATATCTCTTAAAAAATTTCAACTATAATTATGCACCTCAGGGAAAAAAATATATTGACAGAGTCCTGATTATATGTTATATATTAACAATATGAAGGTATTTTTGATTAATCCACCTGCCGCTAATGGAGTAAAGGTTGTTCGTGAAGGGCGATGTATGCAACGACAGGGTGCCTGGACTTCTACCTGGTCACCAATTACCTTAGCCATCTGTGCCAGTGTTTTAGAAAAGGAAAATATTCAGGTTAGACTTATTGATTGTATTATTAAAAATATCGATTCCAATTCCTTAAAGACCCAAATTGCTGATTTTAAACCTGACCTCATCATCTTAAATACCTCTACCCCATCAATCAAAAGTGATTTAGAGGTAGCTAAATTGGCTAAAACGGTAGTTCCATCGGTAAAAATAGCCGCTTTAGGAATTCATGTGAGTATTCTTCCAGAGGAATGTCTGATGCGTTTTTCAGACCTTGATTATTGTATTCGTCGGGAGCCAGAATTTATCGTTAGAGATTTAAGTTTAGCCTTACGCGATTCAAGAGAAATAAAAGATATTCTGGGGCTTTCTTATCGGTTAAATGGTAAAATTATTCATACCCCGGATAGGGAATTTATTTCAAATTTAGACGAATTGCCTTTTCCTGCCTGGCATTTGATAGACCCACAGGATTATCGTATGCCATTTAAAGATGAGCCTTTTCTACTTGTGGCTACCTCACGGGGTTGTCCTTACAAATGCACCTTTTGTGCCGACAAGGCATTTTATGGGACTAAATTAAGGCTAAAATCACCTCAAAGAATAGTGGATGAATTAGAATGGGTAAAACAAAGATTTGGCGTAGGAGAATTTCTATTCTGGAGCGAGTCATTTACCATTAATAATAAATTTGTGATGGAGGTATGTGAAGAAATCATTTCCAGGGGATTAAAGGTTTCCTGGGTATGCAATAGTCGGGTAGATAATGTGAATTTAACCTTACTTCGGGAGATTAAAGAGGCAGGATGCTGGATGATTGGCTATGGGGTTGAGTCGGGAAATCAACAGGTTCTGGATAGTGTGAAAAAAGGCACGACATTGGAGCAAACAAAACAGGCTGTGCAATGGGCAAAAGAAGCTGGACTTGAGGTTACAGGGCATTGCATTCTCGGATTACCAGGCGAAACCGAACAAACGATTAACCAAACAATAAACTGGACGATTGACTTAGACCTTGACTTTGCCCAATATTATTGTGCCGTTCCTTTCCCTGGCTCGGAGTTATA is a window of bacterium DNA encoding:
- a CDS encoding zf-TFIIB domain-containing protein, whose protein sequence is MSSEVEKHEQEDKWFKQHEEDLIETAKEKKRIAEEEKQKELHFMHCPKCGHELHHINIEGIVLDKCDKCEGLWFDKGELEELQKREHEHKHKFFGKFIEMFK
- a CDS encoding radical SAM protein, whose amino-acid sequence is MKVFLINPPAANGVKVVREGRCMQRQGAWTSTWSPITLAICASVLEKENIQVRLIDCIIKNIDSNSLKTQIADFKPDLIILNTSTPSIKSDLEVAKLAKTVVPSVKIAALGIHVSILPEECLMRFSDLDYCIRREPEFIVRDLSLALRDSREIKDILGLSYRLNGKIIHTPDREFISNLDELPFPAWHLIDPQDYRMPFKDEPFLLVATSRGCPYKCTFCADKAFYGTKLRLKSPQRIVDELEWVKQRFGVGEFLFWSESFTINNKFVMEVCEEIISRGLKVSWVCNSRVDNVNLTLLREIKEAGCWMIGYGVESGNQQVLDSVKKGTTLEQTKQAVQWAKEAGLEVTGHCILGLPGETEQTINQTINWTIDLDLDFAQYYCAVPFPGSELYSQALEQKWSNTTDWTKFEQNFSVLDLPTITADKIMEFRKQAFKKFYLRGKLILKTLHRIKSFNQLRAFIRMIRDFLTWI
- a CDS encoding TIGR03960 family B12-binding radical SAM protein, which codes for MNKIDITPLLTQVSKPTRYLGNEVNSIHKDWAKVSVKVALAFPDVYEIGMSHLGLKILYQILNDVEDVSAERVYTPWFDAQEVMRKNAILLFSLESRLPIKDFDILGFSLQYELTYTNILNMLDLAQIPLLASSRNKQFPLVIAGGPLTFNPEPLADFIDLFCIGDGEEIILELIEVYKQNRHKSKSALLLALSKIEGVYVPSFYQVDYDRDRRIKKFSPKIADVPEKIKKRIIKNLDNAKFPIKQIIPFMNIVHDRASLEIQRGCTQGCRFCHAGMVYRPLRERSVSCLLNQATELISNTGYEELSLGSLSTSQYSYILNLVNCLHTQFGNSVSLSLPSLRVKPPITEISSILSKIKPTGLTLVPEVGTSKMQKVINKKVMLEELTNAIQSIFQAGWRGVKLYFIIGLPLENYEDLDGIIDIIYKINKICKGRHNLKISLSSYVPKPHTPFQWCGQLPKEELIARQHYLLDKLPGEKIEISWHDTNLSFLEAVFSKGDRRLGAVLLKAYESGCKFDGWNEYFDFDKWQKAFETMNINPMFYANRPMDFNDILPWNHIDAGVTKDFLWQEYQKAIKGEETPDCRETQKCNQCGLEKECTYQSTEPKYQLPITNYQSPVTNHQLPITNYQLPVTKLRVRIKFTKKGDVQYISHLDLMRVLMRAMRRANIPVAMTQGYNPHPKLSLSHALAVGISSQAEYADLDLYRPIKLDELILQLNQTLPEGIKILQAGFVATNCQSLTSLINRLVYKIQLKECISKSKIEEFLAKEEILSFREGKELNIRQFIDQITANEPNELLVCFKVDNGKTVKFPEFLQALLGEEKQVENISRVDQFYKDNFGNSHSPL